The genomic DNA GATCCTCAAGATCCCACTGCGCGCCGTCGCTTGCCGCGTGCGCGGCCGTCGATTCATCCTGCAGCGCCTGCGCCGCTCCGAACACGCGGACCTCCGAGTGCTTCTCGGCGTTCGCGAGTACGCGGTCCAGCGCCTCGTCTCCGGTGGAGGGTGTCGAGGTCTGCGTCATCAGTTCCTAATCTCTAGCTTTGATTCGAGCCTTAACCTTAGCCCTCGGTGTCCGGTACGCTCACCGTATGGGGTCCGATCACTACTTCACTGCGGCCCCGGCAAGCCCCGCGAACCTGCGTGCAATCCGTGTGACGCTCGCAGGCCGAGAGCTGGATGTCACCACCGCAGGTGGCGTTTTCAGCCCGGATCGACTGGATGCCGGCACCGCAGTGCTCTTCGCCAATATGCCTCCGGTCCCGCCGGGAGGCGATCTCCTCGACCTCGGCAGCGGGTGGGGGCCCATCAGCTTGTCGATGGCTCTCGCCGCCCCGCACGCGACCGTGTGGGCGGTCGACGTGAACGAGCGGGCTCTCGATCTCGTGCGTCGCAACGCCAAGGCGCTGGGACTCACCAACATCAACGCCGCGCTGCCCGACGATGTTCCCGAGGGCGTGACTTTCCGCACGATCCGCTCGAACCCTCCGATCCGCGTGGGCAAGGATGAACTGCACGGACTCCTCGAGCGATGGATCCCGCGACTCGATGAGAGAAGCGATGCCTGGCTCGTCGTGCAGCGCAACCTCGGCGCAGACTCGCTCCAGCGGTGGATCGGCGCGACCTTCCAGCCCGGCTACAGCGTGTTCCGCACCGCGACGGGCAAGGGCTATCGCGTCCTGAAGGTGCGCAAGCACGGCACACCGCCGACCGAGCCGATCCTGCTCGCGGAGTAGCAGAACAGGGCTTATCCGCCCACGGTCATCCCGAGGAGCGCAGGCAACTCCGCCATGTCCTCGAAAACGGTCGTGCCCTCACCGGCCAACCATTCGGCCGGCGTCAGACCACCCGCGTATCCGAAGGCGTGCATGCCTGCCGCTCGCGCGGCCTCGACGCCGAACCGACTGTCCTCGATGACGACGCAACGCGACGGCGGCACACCCATGCACGAGGCCGCGCGCAGGAACAAGTCCGGAGCAGGCTTGCCGTTCTCCACCTCCGCGGCACTGAAGATCCTGCCGTCGAAACGGGGCAGCAGACCGGTCAGCCCGAGAGTCCTTCGGATCTTCTCGTGCGCACCGCTCGACGCGACGCACGTCGGTGCGCTGATCGTGTCGAGAGCGGTGACAACGCCAGGCACCGCCTGGAGATCGCGCACGAAGGCGTCGCTGTAACGGTGCTGATAGGGAGCTTCCCAATCATCCGGCAGCGCACGCCCGAGATAGGCCTCGATCTCGCTGCGGAAGTGCGCGGCCGAGCGTCCGACGAACCGGTGCACGATCTCCTCGATCGTCAACTCCCAGCCGAGATCCGACAACACCTCTCGGTCGATCTCGACCGACAGACGCTCGCTGTCGACCAAAACCCCGTCGCAGTCGAAGATGACCAGTTCAAGGCGCTCCGGAAGCGACATCAGATCAGGTCGATCTCTCCTCGGAACACGAGCTGGGCGGGTCCGGAGAGCGCGACGTGCTCTCCGTCCTCGGCTGCGAACATCCGCACACCCAGGGTCCCGCCTGGGACCTCCACACGCCAACTGTCGGGCGCCTGCTCCCCCGCCCAGTACCTGACGGCCAGGGCGGTGGCCGCGACCCCGGTACCGCAGCTCTGGGTCTCGCCGACGCCGCGCTCGAAGACGCGCATCCGCACGTGCCCGATGCCGTCGCGGACCAGCGGTTCGCCTGGCACCACGAACTCGACATTCGCTCCCGCCGGCGGCGCGGGCTCCAGCACGGGCGCGCGGTGCAGTTCGAGGGTGGCGAGCTCCTGATCAGAAGCGATCGCGACGACGACATGCGGGTTGCCGACGTCGATCCCGAGTCCCGGTCGGGTGACAGCGAGGCCCTCCACGTTCACGAGCGGATCGTCACCGGAGAGTCGCCAGCGACCGAGATCCACCTGATAACCGGTTTCGCTGCGGGTGACGTCACGCACACCTGCACGGGTGCCGATCGGGAGCGTCGAACCGGGCTCGATCGAGGCGAGGCCCGATCGCACCAGGTAATGCGCGAACACGCGGATGCCGTTGCCGCACATCTCCGCAATGGATCCGTCCGCGTTGCGATAGTCCATGAACCATTCGGCATCCGGCTCCTCGGCGAGAGCGGCAGCGCCGACGTCGATCGCCGAAGAACGGACCACCCGAAGAACGCCGTCGGCACCGATCCCGAAATTCCGATCGCAGAGCACCGCCACTTGCTCGGCGGTGAGGTCGAGCTCCCCGTCGGGGTCGGCGATGATCACGAAATCGTTGCCCGTGCCGTGTCCTTTGGTGAATGCGACCATGCGCCCAGTCTAGAGTTCGCGTCTATGCGTCAGCGATCAGCCGCTTGCCGGTGTTGGACACGGTGAACCGCTCGTACCCGAGCCGATCGTAGAACCCCAGCACCTCGTCGTTGCCGCCCCGGACCATCAACTGCACCTTCGGGCAGCCCATGGCAAGAAGAAGCCGTTCCGCCTCCGCGACGAGCCTTCGTGCGATCCCCTGCCCGCGATGAGCATCCGCGGTGGCGAGGTAGTACAGCCAGCCGCGATGACCGTCATAACCCGCCATCACCGTTCCGATGATGCGCTCGGCATCCGCGCTCTCCAGCGCCGCAATGCCGGCGACGAGAAAGAGCTCGGGCTGCACAGACATCTTGCGCTCGATGTCGAGGCGAGGATCATTCCACGGGCGGGTGAGGCCCGCTTCTTCCCACAGCGAGACCACGCCCTCTGTGTCCTGCGGTTGGAATGCGCGAATCCGCCAGTTCATCGTGGACCTTCCCGCCGGGCCTCGGATCCGGCGCATCCGAGTCTAGAGGCGCTTCGCGCACCCTTCAGTCGCGGACGACCCGGTATCTCCCGCACATGAAGTTGCGGTTGCGTGCCACTTCCAGAAGCTCGAGGTCGAGTGTTCGAGGAAGCAACGGCGCACCTGATCCCAGCGTCACCGGGGCGTACTGCACCCAGATCTCATCGATCAATCTCGCATCGGAGAACTGGCCGACCAGCTCTCCCCCACCGACGACCCAGAGATCTCGTTCACCGGCCGCAGCAGACATCTCGGCGTGCACCGCACGGACGTCGCCACGCACGAACCGGACGTCGGCGCCGTCGGGAACGGGCAACTCACGATGCGTGAACACCCAGGTCGGCTGCGCGTACCCCCAGGGCTCGCCTTCGGTGTGGCGAAGCACCCACTCGTAGGTGGACGCCCCCATCGCCAAGGCTCCGATGCTCTTCTCGAACTCGGCGTAGGCCATCGGTCCGTTCTGGTCGATGTCCTGCTTCAGCAGCCAGTCGAGGGAGTGCTCGGCGGTCGCGATGAATCCGTCGAGGCTGGACGCGGTGTAGTAGGAGGTGGTCATGGCTCCAGCGTCGCACCGGCGTCGGACATCCGCCAGGATCAGCGCGCGAGCAGCCCTGCCGGATCGACAGGATGCTCATGCCACTCGAGGTCGGGATAGCGCTTGAACCAGGACACCTGGCGCCTCGCGTAGCGGCGGGTGAGCGACTGTGTCTGCGCGATCGCCTCGGATTCGCTCATCGTTTCGTTGAGCTGTCCGAGGGCCTGCGCGTATCCGATGGCGCGACTGGCGGTCACGCCGTGCTCGAGGCCCTGCTCGCGGAGGGTGACGACCTCGTCGACGAGGCCCGTCGCCCACATACGGTCGACCCGTGCATCGAGTCGCTCGACGAGTTCCGCCCGATCGACACGGAGGCCGATCAGTCGGGTGCGCGGATGCCACACCACCGGCTTCTCAGGAAGGGCAGCGCCATGGGTCTGGGCCCCCTGTTCGATGACTTCGAGTGCGCGGATGATCCGTCGCCCGTTCTTCGGGTCGATCCGCGCGGCCGTCTCCGGATCGAGGACGCGAAGCCGCTCCAGCAGCACTGCTGTCCCGGCTTCCTCGAGCTCATTCTCCAGTCGCGCCCGGACCACCGCGTCACGCGGGGGAAAGCGGAAGTCGAAGACCACGCTGGACACGTACAGTCCGGAGCCGCCCACCAGGATCGCGTCACCGCCGCGAGCGTGGATGTCGGCGATCGCCGCCCGCGCGAGCGGCTGATACCAGGCGACGGCAGCCTCCTCGGTGACCTCGCGCACGTCGAAGAGATGATGCGGGATGCCTCGGCGCTCCTGCGGTGCCAGCTTCGCCGTGCCGATGTCCATGCCGCGATAGAGCTGCATGGCATCGGCGTTCACGACCTCGGCCGGATTGCCGTTCGCTCTGAGTGACTCGGCGAGATCGAGTGCAAGGTCGCTCTTGCCTGTTCCGGTCGCACCGACGATCGCCCAGAGACGCGGACCGTCGGCGGGCGAACCGATCCCTTCGACGGGGCTGGTCACCGAGGTGGAATCAGACACCGATGCGGAGCGTGGGCAGTCCGAGCACGACCGCGCGGGGAGCTCCGTCGCCGGACGGGGCGGGAACCGCGCAAGATTCGGACTGCGAGCGATCCCACGCGTCGCCGCCGCGCGTGCGGCGGATCTGCAGGGGCTTTCCGGTCGGGTCGTCAGCAAGCAGGTGGAACGGCGCGGCGTGGGTGATCGTCACGGTGACGACATCACCGGGACGAGGGAGGTCGGAGCCCGGAGTCACCTCGAAGTGCACGAGGCGGTTGTCCTCGGCCCGACCGGTGAGACGGTGCGTCTCCGCGTCCTTCTTGCCCTCGCCCGTCGACACCAGCACCCGGACCTCGCGACCGACCTGCTTCTGGTTCTCCTCGAGTGAGATGCGCTCCTGCAGGGCGATGAGCCGGTTGTAACGTTCCTGGACGATCTCCTTCGGCACCTGATCTTCCATCGTCGCCGCGGGGGTGCCCTCACGAATGGAGTACTGGAAGGTGAATGCCCCGGAGAACCGCGACTGTTCGACGACGCGCATGGTGTCTTCGAAGTCCTCGTCCGTCTCGCCGGGGAAGCCCACGATGATATCGGTGGTGATCGACGCCAGCGGGATGCGCTCGCGCACGCGGTCGAGGATGCCGAGGAACCGCTCGCTGCGGTACGAGCGGCGCATCGCCTTCAGGATGCGGTCGCTGCCCGATTGCAACGGCATGTGCAGTTGCGGCATCACGGCCTCGGTCTCGGCCATTGCGTCGATCACGTCGTCGGTGAAGGCCGCGGGATGCGGGCTCGTGAACCGGATGCGCTCCAGGCCGTCGATCTCGCCGGCGGCACGCAGGAGCTTTCCGAATGCGTGGCGGTCACCGAACTCGACGCCGTACGAGTTGACGTTCTGTCCGAGGAGGGTGACCTCGATCGCTCCGTCGTCGACGAGGAGGCGGATCTCGTTCAGGATGTCGCCAGGGCGGCGGTCCTTCTCCTTGCCACGCAGGCTCGGCACGATGCAGAACGTGCAGGTGTTGTTGCAGCCGACCGAGATCGACACCCAACCACTGTGCGCCGAGTCCCGCTTGGTCGGCAGCGTCGACGGGAAGACGTCGAGCGACTCCAGGATCTCGAGCTCGGCTTCACCGTTGTGGCGCGCGCGTTCGAGCAGGCCGGGAAGAGAACCCATGTTGTGGGTGCCGAAGACGACGTCGACCCATGGCGCCTTGTCGAGCACGGCCTGCTTGTCCATCTGAGCCAGACAGCCGCCCACAGCGATCTGCATGCCATCTTTGCGACGCTTGACCGACGCGAGGTGCCCGAGAGTGCCGTAGAGCTTGCCCGCAGCGTTGTCGCGCACCGCGCAGGTGTTGATGATGACGACATCGGCCTCGGCGCCGTCGACAGCGCGCACGTACCCAGCGCTCTCCAGGGATCCGGAGAGCCGCTCCGAGTCGTGCACGTTCATCTGGCACCCGAAGGTGCGCACTTCGTAGGATCGCTGTCGGCCGTCGACGTCAATGGCCGCCGACGAAGCGCTGATGATCGTCGGTTCGCTGCGCGGGATAGTCATGGTCATCCCATTGTACGAGCGCTCCGACGTAGAAGCCCTGCGAACGATGCCGCTCCGTGCGCGCCGACTGAATGAAAGGTGTTCAGTCCGAATCCACGAACCGCACACCGGAGGAGGGCTGCCCGAACGACGCCTCGGTCAGCGCGGTGCGTGCGGCCTTCATCGCGACCGAGCCGTTGTACCCCCGCCGGGACAGCTGCCCGACGAGCCGGCGAAGGGCGGTGTCATGATCGAGGCGCGACAATGACCGCGCCTTCGTACGGGCGAAGTCCAACGCGCGTTCGTCGTCATCGTCTGGAACCTCGTCGAGCGCCGCTGCGATGACGTCGCGCGGGATGCCCCGTTGCGCGAGTGCTCGAGACAGCGCCACCCGCCCCAATCCTTTCCGTTCGACACCGGAGATGACGAGGTGTCCGGCGAGGATCGCATCATCCAGGTACCCGCGCCGGCAGAAGTCGTCGATCACGTCGTCGATCTGCGAAGACTCGAGCGAATATCCCTTCAGCACAATTCGGGACTCGGAGACCGAGAGCGATCTGGTGCGCAGTTTTCGAACCAGCGCCTCCTCGGCGACCTTCCGGGTCTCCTCAGGATCAGGGGTCTGACTCTCCGCACCCTCGGCGTCGGATGTTCCCTCTCCCGAATCCGCGTGTGGGTGCAATGCCCGCAGACGCGGAGCCGTGTGCCGCTCTGCGGTGCCGCGAGCGGGATGCCGATCGCTCGGCGCGCCCTGGTCTCGCCCTCCGGAAGACGCCTCCGACGCTCTCTTCGCGCCGAAGAGCGGAATGACGGGGGCGAGACGATCCACGATTCCGCCCGCTTCGCCCCCGTTCTCACCGATCATGATCAGGCCGGTCGACGCTCTGCGAGCTCGTCTGCCGCAGCAGCAGCCGCCGGCGCCGCCGCACCGATACCGAGCTTCTGCTTGATCTGAGTCTCGATCGCCAGAGCGATGTCAGGGTTCTTGAGGAGGAACGTGCGCGCATTCTCCTTGCCCTGACCGAGCTGGTCGCCGTCGTATGTGTACCAGGAGCCCGACTTCTTCACGATGCCGTGCTCGACGCCGAAGTCGATCAGGCTTCCCTCACGGGAAATGCCGATGCCGTACAGGATGTCGAACTCGGCCTGCTTGAACGGCGGAGCCATCTTGTTCTTCACGACCTTGACCCTGGTGCGGTTTCCGACAGCGTCGGTGCCGTCCTTCAGAGTCTCGATACGACGGATGTCGAGCCGCACCGATGCGTAGAACTTCAGCGCCTTGCCGCCGGCAGTCGTCTCCGGCGATCCGAAGAAGACGCCGATCTTCTCACGCAGCTGG from Microbacterium sp. LWO13-1.2 includes the following:
- the dapF gene encoding diaminopimelate epimerase — its product is MVAFTKGHGTGNDFVIIADPDGELDLTAEQVAVLCDRNFGIGADGVLRVVRSSAIDVGAAALAEEPDAEWFMDYRNADGSIAEMCGNGIRVFAHYLVRSGLASIEPGSTLPIGTRAGVRDVTRSETGYQVDLGRWRLSGDDPLVNVEGLAVTRPGLGIDVGNPHVVVAIASDQELATLELHRAPVLEPAPPAGANVEFVVPGEPLVRDGIGHVRMRVFERGVGETQSCGTGVAATALAVRYWAGEQAPDSWRVEVPGGTLGVRMFAAEDGEHVALSGPAQLVFRGEIDLI
- a CDS encoding HAD family hydrolase, with product MSLPERLELVIFDCDGVLVDSERLSVEIDREVLSDLGWELTIEEIVHRFVGRSAAHFRSEIEAYLGRALPDDWEAPYQHRYSDAFVRDLQAVPGVVTALDTISAPTCVASSGAHEKIRRTLGLTGLLPRFDGRIFSAAEVENGKPAPDLFLRAASCMGVPPSRCVVIEDSRFGVEAARAAGMHAFGYAGGLTPAEWLAGEGTTVFEDMAELPALLGMTVGG
- the miaB gene encoding tRNA (N6-isopentenyl adenosine(37)-C2)-methylthiotransferase MiaB; the protein is MTIPRSEPTIISASSAAIDVDGRQRSYEVRTFGCQMNVHDSERLSGSLESAGYVRAVDGAEADVVIINTCAVRDNAAGKLYGTLGHLASVKRRKDGMQIAVGGCLAQMDKQAVLDKAPWVDVVFGTHNMGSLPGLLERARHNGEAELEILESLDVFPSTLPTKRDSAHSGWVSISVGCNNTCTFCIVPSLRGKEKDRRPGDILNEIRLLVDDGAIEVTLLGQNVNSYGVEFGDRHAFGKLLRAAGEIDGLERIRFTSPHPAAFTDDVIDAMAETEAVMPQLHMPLQSGSDRILKAMRRSYRSERFLGILDRVRERIPLASITTDIIVGFPGETDEDFEDTMRVVEQSRFSGAFTFQYSIREGTPAATMEDQVPKEIVQERYNRLIALQERISLEENQKQVGREVRVLVSTGEGKKDAETHRLTGRAEDNRLVHFEVTPGSDLPRPGDVVTVTITHAAPFHLLADDPTGKPLQIRRTRGGDAWDRSQSESCAVPAPSGDGAPRAVVLGLPTLRIGV
- a CDS encoding dihydrofolate reductase family protein; translation: MTTSYYTASSLDGFIATAEHSLDWLLKQDIDQNGPMAYAEFEKSIGALAMGASTYEWVLRHTEGEPWGYAQPTWVFTHRELPVPDGADVRFVRGDVRAVHAEMSAAAGERDLWVVGGGELVGQFSDARLIDEIWVQYAPVTLGSGAPLLPRTLDLELLEVARNRNFMCGRYRVVRD
- a CDS encoding GNAT family acetyltransferase, yielding MNWRIRAFQPQDTEGVVSLWEEAGLTRPWNDPRLDIERKMSVQPELFLVAGIAALESADAERIIGTVMAGYDGHRGWLYYLATADAHRGQGIARRLVAEAERLLLAMGCPKVQLMVRGGNDEVLGFYDRLGYERFTVSNTGKRLIADA
- a CDS encoding regulatory protein RecX produces the protein MIGENGGEAGGIVDRLAPVIPLFGAKRASEASSGGRDQGAPSDRHPARGTAERHTAPRLRALHPHADSGEGTSDAEGAESQTPDPEETRKVAEEALVRKLRTRSLSVSESRIVLKGYSLESSQIDDVIDDFCRRGYLDDAILAGHLVISGVERKGLGRVALSRALAQRGIPRDVIAAALDEVPDDDDERALDFARTKARSLSRLDHDTALRRLVGQLSRRGYNGSVAMKAARTALTEASFGQPSSGVRFVDSD
- a CDS encoding methyltransferase → MGSDHYFTAAPASPANLRAIRVTLAGRELDVTTAGGVFSPDRLDAGTAVLFANMPPVPPGGDLLDLGSGWGPISLSMALAAPHATVWAVDVNERALDLVRRNAKALGLTNINAALPDDVPEGVTFRTIRSNPPIRVGKDELHGLLERWIPRLDERSDAWLVVQRNLGADSLQRWIGATFQPGYSVFRTATGKGYRVLKVRKHGTPPTEPILLAE
- the miaA gene encoding tRNA (adenosine(37)-N6)-dimethylallyltransferase MiaA; this encodes MGSPADGPRLWAIVGATGTGKSDLALDLAESLRANGNPAEVVNADAMQLYRGMDIGTAKLAPQERRGIPHHLFDVREVTEEAAVAWYQPLARAAIADIHARGGDAILVGGSGLYVSSVVFDFRFPPRDAVVRARLENELEEAGTAVLLERLRVLDPETAARIDPKNGRRIIRALEVIEQGAQTHGAALPEKPVVWHPRTRLIGLRVDRAELVERLDARVDRMWATGLVDEVVTLREQGLEHGVTASRAIGYAQALGQLNETMSESEAIAQTQSLTRRYARRQVSWFKRYPDLEWHEHPVDPAGLLAR